In Sporosarcina luteola, one DNA window encodes the following:
- a CDS encoding ABC transporter ATP-binding protein has translation MGDSIKRYMKFVKPYNWQIVLTILIGIVKFAIPLFIPYLIKIVIDDIIMADTLTDAEKTKQLFLWMGGTVLLFFIIRPPVEYYRQYFAQYVSNKILYDIRENLYGHLQRLGLRYYSNTRAGEVISRVINDVEQTKNFVTIGLMNVWLDLATIIIATCIMLTMDVPLTIVTLLAFPFYAYSVKHFFGKLRDLTRKRSQALADVQSYLHERVTGISVIKSFALEDTEQERFDRTNGNFLDKAIDHTKWNAKAFAVVNTITDVAPLLVISYAGYQVINGSLSVGVMVAFIAYIDRLYNPLRRLVNASTSLTQSFASMDRVFELMEEPYDIKDKSGAKALPHIEGEIQFDHVDFSYGEDEEPVLRDVNFTVKPGETVALVGMSGGGKSTIVSLIPRFYDVTEGSIRIDGHDLRDIQLKSLRDQIGLVLQDSILFSDSVKSNILMGNPDASDEEVIAAAKAANAHDFIESLPEGYDTTVGERGVKLSGGQKQRIAIARVFLKNPPLLILDEATSALDLESEALIQESLERLASDRTTLIVAHRLSTITHADKIFVIDHGELKEIGSHEELMAKQGIYYNLFQVQSL, from the coding sequence ATGGGAGACAGTATAAAAAGATATATGAAATTTGTTAAGCCGTACAATTGGCAGATCGTCTTGACAATTTTAATCGGCATCGTGAAATTCGCAATTCCTTTATTCATTCCTTACCTTATTAAAATCGTCATCGACGATATTATCATGGCGGATACGTTGACAGATGCGGAAAAGACGAAGCAGCTTTTCTTATGGATGGGAGGAACCGTATTACTGTTTTTCATCATCCGGCCGCCTGTTGAATATTATCGACAATACTTCGCGCAATACGTCAGTAATAAAATCTTATACGATATCCGTGAAAACCTATATGGACATTTGCAAAGGCTCGGGCTGCGTTACTACTCGAATACGCGGGCGGGCGAGGTCATTTCACGCGTCATAAATGATGTCGAACAGACGAAGAACTTTGTCACAATCGGCTTGATGAATGTGTGGCTCGACTTAGCGACGATCATTATTGCGACATGCATCATGCTTACAATGGATGTTCCGTTGACGATCGTGACATTGCTTGCATTCCCTTTTTATGCATATAGTGTGAAGCACTTCTTCGGAAAGCTTCGGGACTTGACGAGAAAGCGTTCGCAAGCACTTGCCGATGTGCAAAGTTATTTGCACGAACGTGTCACAGGGATAAGCGTCATTAAAAGCTTTGCGCTTGAGGATACAGAACAAGAGCGTTTTGACCGAACGAACGGCAATTTCCTCGATAAGGCAATCGATCATACGAAATGGAATGCGAAAGCGTTCGCGGTCGTGAACACGATTACGGATGTCGCTCCATTGCTCGTCATTTCCTATGCGGGCTATCAGGTGATCAACGGTTCTCTATCCGTCGGCGTAATGGTCGCCTTCATTGCGTACATAGATCGTCTGTACAATCCGCTAAGAAGATTAGTCAATGCTTCGACATCACTGACGCAATCATTCGCTTCGATGGACCGGGTTTTTGAATTGATGGAAGAACCCTATGATATTAAAGATAAGAGCGGTGCAAAAGCATTGCCGCACATCGAAGGGGAAATCCAATTCGACCATGTCGATTTTTCGTATGGAGAAGATGAAGAGCCGGTGCTGCGTGACGTCAACTTTACGGTCAAGCCGGGTGAGACGGTCGCGCTAGTCGGTATGAGCGGCGGAGGGAAGTCGACGATTGTCAGTCTGATACCGCGGTTTTACGATGTGACAGAGGGATCGATCCGTATCGACGGCCATGATCTACGTGATATCCAATTGAAATCATTGCGTGACCAAATAGGGCTCGTCCTCCAAGACAGCATCCTCTTCAGCGATTCGGTAAAGAGCAATATTCTGATGGGGAATCCTGACGCATCGGACGAGGAAGTGATTGCCGCAGCTAAAGCCGCAAATGCGCATGACTTCATCGAATCGCTGCCAGAAGGGTACGATACGACTGTCGGGGAGCGAGGCGTGAAATTATCTGGCGGGCAAAAACAGCGGATAGCGATTGCACGTGTGTTTTTGAAAAATCCGCCGTTGCTCATTTTGGATGAAGCGACCTCCGCTTTGGATCTTGAAAGTGAAGCGCTCATCCAGGAATCCCTCGAACGGCTTGCCAGTGACAGGACAACCTTGATTGTCGCACATCGGCTATC
- the ntdP gene encoding nucleoside tri-diphosphate phosphatase, giving the protein MTIPKEGETIQVHSYKHDGNIHRVWQETTVLKGTRNIVIGANERTLVTEADGRTWLTREPSICYFHAEHWFNIICMLREDGVYYYVNMSSPFVYDHQALKYIDYDLDVKVFPDMSYLILDEDEYDDHKKKMKYPGVIDQILKRNLDKLLMWIKQRKGPFAPDFIEVWTSRYQFYKQVKKNDQ; this is encoded by the coding sequence ATGACAATACCGAAAGAAGGCGAAACGATACAGGTACATAGCTATAAGCATGATGGCAATATCCACCGTGTGTGGCAAGAGACAACCGTTTTGAAGGGGACGCGGAATATTGTGATCGGGGCGAACGAACGGACGCTTGTCACAGAAGCGGACGGCAGGACATGGCTGACAAGGGAGCCTTCAATCTGTTATTTCCATGCCGAACATTGGTTCAATATCATTTGCATGCTTCGCGAAGATGGGGTCTATTATTATGTGAATATGAGTTCACCCTTCGTATATGACCATCAAGCACTGAAATACATCGATTATGACCTTGATGTGAAAGTGTTTCCGGATATGAGTTATTTGATCCTGGATGAAGATGAATATGATGACCATAAAAAGAAGATGAAATATCCAGGTGTCATCGACCAAATACTGAAGCGAAATCTGGATAAACTTCTTATGTGGATCAAACAGCGCAAAGGGCCATTTGCACCGGACTTCATAGAAGTATGGACTTCCAGGTATCAGTTCTATAAACAGGTAAAGAAAAATGACCAATGA
- a CDS encoding gamma-type small acid-soluble spore protein, whose amino-acid sequence MTNKNRNNSNQQTTQASFTKPNKVKQEIMSEEFGSETDVNEVRQQNQQSEMNKTNVSGGAGSFGKQSK is encoded by the coding sequence ATGACAAACAAAAATCGAAACAACTCTAACCAACAAACAACGCAAGCTTCGTTCACAAAACCAAACAAAGTCAAACAAGAAATCATGTCTGAAGAGTTTGGATCTGAAACAGACGTAAACGAAGTTCGCCAACAAAACCAACAATCGGAAATGAACAAAACAAACGTTTCCGGCGGAGCAGGAAGTTTCGGTAAACAGTCGAAATAA
- the mutY gene encoding A/G-specific adenine glycosylase has product MQLFERKLESEFRKALITWYLEEKRDLPWRRTSNPYHIWVSEVMLQQTRVETVIPYYERFIEKFPTLADLASAKEEDVLKLWEGLGYYSRARNLQSGVKEVVEEYGSRIPENRKDISQLKGVGPYTAGAVLSIAFGVPEHAVDGNVMRVLSRILLIEEDIAIPKTRKIFEEVVMALIDKEDPSSFNQGLMELGATICTPRPKCLLCPVRDFCTAFHEGKQEELPVKSKKVKTKTVPILSIAIRNIDGKWLLRQRPSKGLLANMWEFPMVENTSGSIEEIVKAELGLDVRSITPLTDFRHVFSHLTWEVKSYLAVTEDRAPEGFEFFSEEEVEALPKAVPVMKIWDEVKNPMIT; this is encoded by the coding sequence ATGCAACTCTTTGAACGGAAACTTGAAAGTGAATTCAGGAAGGCACTCATCACATGGTATTTGGAAGAAAAGAGGGATCTGCCATGGAGAAGGACGTCGAATCCTTATCATATATGGGTATCTGAAGTGATGCTTCAACAGACACGTGTAGAAACGGTCATCCCTTATTACGAACGGTTTATTGAGAAGTTTCCGACGCTTGCCGACTTGGCCAGTGCGAAGGAAGAAGATGTTTTGAAGTTGTGGGAAGGTCTCGGATATTATTCCCGCGCTAGGAATTTGCAATCAGGCGTGAAGGAAGTTGTAGAGGAGTATGGAAGCCGGATTCCCGAAAATCGAAAAGACATATCCCAGTTGAAAGGTGTCGGACCGTATACTGCCGGCGCTGTGCTCAGCATCGCATTCGGCGTTCCCGAGCATGCTGTCGATGGGAATGTTATGCGAGTATTATCCCGAATCTTATTAATCGAAGAGGATATCGCCATTCCGAAAACACGGAAGATATTCGAGGAAGTCGTTATGGCGTTAATTGACAAGGAAGATCCTTCATCGTTCAATCAAGGTCTGATGGAGCTTGGGGCGACGATATGTACACCCAGACCGAAATGCCTTCTGTGCCCGGTCCGCGATTTCTGTACAGCGTTCCACGAAGGAAAGCAGGAGGAACTTCCCGTAAAATCGAAAAAAGTGAAGACGAAGACAGTCCCTATTCTTTCAATCGCCATCCGGAATATCGATGGGAAATGGCTATTGAGGCAACGACCATCGAAAGGGCTCTTAGCAAATATGTGGGAGTTTCCGATGGTGGAAAATACATCTGGATCTATCGAAGAAATTGTTAAAGCCGAACTCGGCCTAGACGTTCGCTCGATTACACCATTGACTGATTTCAGACATGTCTTCTCTCATCTTACTTGGGAAGTGAAAAGTTATTTGGCAGTGACGGAGGATCGGGCTCCTGAAGGTTTCGAGTTTTTTTCGGAGGAAGAAGTGGAAGCATTGCCAAAGGCGGTACCCGTGATGAAAATTTGGGATGAAGTGAAAAATCCAATGATTACCTAA
- a CDS encoding metal-dependent hydrolase — MDTGTHIVMGAAICGLSLADPVVASDSVTMTAVFMGVVSGSLIPDVDTVLKLRNNAVYIRNHRGITHSVPAVLLWPLIISVLLSFIFPEAAFFHLWAWTFLAVFLHVFVDIFNAYGTQALRPFSSQWVAIGVINTFDPIIFALHIIAIIAWMFGAEPVLTFSLMYIVVFFYYLLRFAVKAAVKHAVRNTIPDADDIFIAPTMHFFQWRVAASNKNCHYVGRAYGRSVNIYDRFEREPMPKTPYIDAAMEDKNIQAFVSFSPIYRWSVSHVGHLYEVRLIDLRYRSKSYYPFVAVAHINEDMEVINSYTGWIFSEDKLRKKLNFIPNS, encoded by the coding sequence TTGGATACAGGAACACATATTGTCATGGGTGCCGCCATTTGCGGTTTATCACTGGCGGATCCAGTCGTAGCCTCAGATTCCGTCACGATGACGGCGGTATTTATGGGCGTCGTATCTGGCTCATTGATACCCGATGTTGATACTGTTCTTAAATTGAGGAATAATGCGGTTTATATACGGAACCATCGTGGAATTACCCATTCCGTGCCGGCAGTCCTGCTTTGGCCGCTTATCATATCGGTTTTGCTGTCGTTCATTTTCCCCGAGGCGGCATTCTTTCATCTGTGGGCATGGACTTTCTTAGCGGTTTTTTTACATGTCTTTGTAGATATCTTCAACGCTTACGGCACACAGGCGTTACGGCCATTTTCCAGTCAATGGGTCGCCATAGGGGTCATCAATACATTCGATCCGATCATTTTTGCGTTGCATATTATCGCAATCATTGCATGGATGTTCGGCGCTGAACCTGTCCTGACCTTCTCGCTTATGTATATAGTTGTTTTCTTCTATTATTTATTGCGTTTCGCCGTCAAAGCGGCAGTGAAACATGCTGTCCGCAATACAATTCCGGATGCTGATGATATTTTCATCGCGCCGACGATGCATTTTTTCCAATGGAGAGTTGCCGCATCCAATAAGAATTGTCACTACGTCGGACGGGCATACGGGCGTTCCGTCAATATATATGACAGATTCGAACGCGAGCCGATGCCGAAAACGCCTTATATCGATGCGGCGATGGAAGATAAGAATATACAGGCTTTCGTATCGTTCTCACCAATATACAGATGGTCCGTTTCGCATGTCGGGCATTTGTATGAAGTCCGTCTCATCGATTTGCGTTATCGGAGCAAGAGCTATTATCCGTTCGTCGCTGTTGCGCATATTAATGAAGATATGGAAGTGATCAATTCGTATACAGGGTGGATCTTCTCGGAGGACAAGCTCCGTAAAAAATTAAATTTCATTCCGAATTCCTAA
- a CDS encoding YfhH family protein produces METKKYSEMNEHELRSEIGSLMEKARKAEQLGMINEFAVYQRKALMAKSYMIDPSTIVPGEIYRIEGDEGVFFHVDYLKGRFAWGYRLGGERAEEALPIAMLQSVKTGK; encoded by the coding sequence ATGGAGACTAAAAAATATAGTGAAATGAATGAACACGAGCTGCGGTCGGAAATCGGCAGTCTGATGGAAAAAGCGCGCAAGGCGGAGCAATTGGGTATGATCAATGAGTTCGCCGTCTATCAGCGCAAGGCGCTCATGGCGAAATCCTATATGATCGATCCTTCAACAATCGTTCCTGGTGAAATCTACAGGATCGAAGGCGACGAGGGCGTCTTTTTCCATGTTGACTATTTGAAAGGCCGTTTCGCTTGGGGATACCGTTTAGGCGGCGAACGTGCAGAAGAAGCGTTGCCGATCGCGATGCTGCAATCGGTTAAGACGGGTAAATAA
- the recX gene encoding recombination regulator RecX, whose translation MPVITKITQQKRDSERYNIFLDETYAFSVHESVLVKFGLTKGMQLDEWSMDEITYEDQIEKAFNRALHYLSFRMRSEFEVKKKLKDLEYGEAVILEAIVKLRRLGFLDDEAFSEALMRTQKNASNKGPKAIQQELQKKGVGKELQQQVLESYSEEEQFAVAKKLAEKAARTNSSIAPAQLKQRIQNALARKGYSFELIRSVLEEIDFGRDEDEWDSIISSVGEKAWRRYQSKFSGYELRRRIKQAMYQKGIPFERIDSFIEKKENEEDGD comes from the coding sequence TTGCCTGTTATTACGAAAATAACACAACAAAAACGTGATAGCGAACGTTATAATATATTCCTTGACGAAACATATGCCTTCAGCGTCCATGAATCCGTTCTCGTTAAATTCGGACTTACAAAAGGAATGCAACTTGACGAATGGTCGATGGACGAAATCACATACGAAGACCAAATTGAAAAAGCATTCAACCGCGCACTCCACTACCTCTCCTTCAGAATGCGAAGCGAGTTTGAAGTGAAAAAGAAACTGAAAGACTTGGAATACGGGGAAGCAGTCATCCTCGAAGCAATCGTGAAATTAAGAAGGCTCGGATTCCTTGACGACGAAGCATTTTCCGAAGCATTGATGCGTACTCAAAAAAACGCTTCAAACAAAGGTCCAAAAGCGATCCAACAAGAATTGCAGAAAAAAGGGGTCGGGAAGGAGTTGCAGCAACAAGTGCTAGAAAGCTACTCAGAAGAAGAACAATTTGCAGTTGCAAAGAAATTAGCTGAAAAGGCGGCTAGGACGAACAGTTCAATCGCTCCAGCACAATTGAAGCAAAGAATCCAAAATGCGCTTGCCCGAAAAGGGTACTCCTTTGAGTTGATTAGAAGTGTTTTGGAAGAAATAGATTTCGGCAGGGATGAAGACGAGTGGGATTCGATCATCAGCTCTGTCGGTGAGAAGGCGTGGCGCCGTTATCAGTCGAAGTTTTCCGGATATGAATTAAGAAGACGGATAAAACAGGCGATGTACCAAAAGGGAATACCATTCGAACGAATAGACAGTTTCATCGAAAAAAAGGAGAACGAAGAAGATGGAGACTAA
- a CDS encoding TIGR01777 family oxidoreductase gives MKVVIAGGSGFIGRHITDLLLKNGHEIIVLSRKKKDDSEQVKYVLWLQDGASPENEIGAVDVFINLAGVSINDGRWTEAHQKRIYESRMEATDELIRIIGELDEKPSLFINASAIGIYPASEAAIYTEKSAEVATDFLGKTVSEWEKKAASLNDFGIRTVYTRFGLVLWKDEGALPLMVLPYKMYVGGKVGTGQQWVSWVHVRDVARAVLHIMENSQIEGAVNVTAPFPLRMDDFGKMIGATLHRPHWFPAPSPIMKLALGKKSSLVLEGQYVTPEKLLADGFEFDFPVLSLALDNLL, from the coding sequence ATGAAAGTTGTTATTGCTGGTGGTTCGGGTTTTATTGGACGGCATATTACAGACTTACTTTTGAAAAATGGTCATGAAATCATTGTTCTTTCAAGGAAGAAGAAAGACGATAGCGAGCAAGTGAAGTATGTGCTTTGGCTGCAAGATGGGGCTAGTCCGGAGAATGAGATCGGCGCAGTGGATGTATTTATTAATCTTGCGGGTGTTTCAATTAATGATGGGCGTTGGACAGAGGCTCATCAGAAACGGATTTATGAAAGCAGGATGGAAGCGACGGATGAATTGATCCGGATCATTGGCGAGTTGGATGAAAAACCGTCCCTCTTTATCAATGCCAGTGCAATCGGAATATACCCTGCTTCTGAAGCAGCCATTTATACGGAGAAATCTGCTGAAGTTGCTACGGACTTTCTCGGTAAGACAGTGAGTGAGTGGGAGAAGAAGGCGGCTTCGTTAAATGATTTTGGGATAAGGACTGTATATACTCGATTCGGACTCGTCCTTTGGAAAGATGAAGGAGCTTTGCCGCTTATGGTCCTGCCGTATAAAATGTACGTTGGCGGTAAAGTAGGAACCGGACAGCAATGGGTTTCTTGGGTTCATGTGCGAGATGTTGCAAGAGCGGTTCTGCACATTATGGAAAACAGCCAAATTGAAGGCGCTGTCAATGTCACCGCTCCGTTCCCTCTCCGGATGGATGATTTCGGGAAGATGATCGGAGCCACTCTACATCGGCCGCATTGGTTCCCCGCTCCTTCTCCGATCATGAAGCTGGCTCTCGGGAAAAAGAGTTCTCTCGTATTGGAAGGTCAATATGTGACACCTGAAAAGCTTTTGGCAGACGGCTTTGAATTCGATTTCCCTGTGTTGTCCTTGGCACTGGACAATCTATTGTAG
- a CDS encoding polysaccharide deacetylase family protein, producing the protein MVEEHGPGILMAAFIIVVGILFNPFAAKAEEFHWGFKKATNGVPPNAGPALESMLDKHGAIYKGSPDEKIAYLTFDNGYENGYTEKILDALKNEDVPATFFLTGHYLKSAAPLVQRMVKDGHIIGNHSYGHPNMANLSEARMEEEWKKFDELLYQTTGVKRTVYARPPEGIFNDAVLSKGNELGYRHMFWSVAFIDWHANKPRGRDYAYNELMNQLHPGAVILMHTVSPDNAQALPDFIRDAKKAGYEFRSLDDLVMEYENVNSILR; encoded by the coding sequence ATGGTTGAAGAACATGGACCTGGAATACTTATGGCTGCCTTCATAATCGTTGTCGGTATTTTGTTCAATCCGTTCGCAGCAAAAGCGGAAGAATTCCATTGGGGTTTCAAAAAGGCGACGAATGGCGTCCCTCCGAATGCAGGACCCGCTTTGGAATCAATGCTTGATAAGCATGGCGCTATATATAAAGGCAGTCCTGACGAAAAGATTGCCTATTTGACCTTCGATAATGGCTATGAAAATGGCTATACGGAAAAGATTTTGGACGCATTGAAAAATGAAGACGTCCCAGCGACATTCTTTCTGACGGGACATTATTTGAAAAGCGCCGCCCCCCTCGTTCAACGCATGGTGAAGGATGGGCATATCATCGGAAATCATTCTTATGGGCATCCGAATATGGCGAATCTGTCCGAAGCTAGAATGGAAGAGGAATGGAAAAAGTTCGATGAGCTGCTTTATCAAACGACAGGGGTAAAGCGGACGGTGTATGCAAGGCCGCCTGAAGGGATTTTCAATGATGCTGTATTAAGCAAAGGGAATGAGCTGGGCTACCGTCACATGTTCTGGTCTGTCGCTTTCATTGATTGGCATGCCAATAAACCGCGCGGCCGCGACTATGCCTATAATGAGCTGATGAATCAGCTTCATCCTGGAGCAGTCATACTTATGCATACCGTATCGCCCGATAACGCACAAGCACTGCCGGATTTCATTCGCGACGCCAAGAAAGCGGGATATGAATTCCGTTCATTGGACGATCTTGTCATGGAATATGAAAATGTGAATTCGATTTTGCGGTGA
- a CDS encoding M23 family metallopeptidase, which produces MKPKELPDAFLNGDYEKVYSQTSKTFQDQVSLKQFRKSGEKFNKGVTTYILQSENPYGNGAKQYSWIDESGSKGMMAIVGEDDNFHILQMKPLDAYPETDNIYTETVFDFPFQDKWFVLWGGTNSLLNYHYEFENQRYAYDFLIRNDYSTYEGDPTLNESYFAFGKEYLAPADGIVVKVENGVEDSNPVGKMNREQPFGNYVILDHGNEEFSYLVHFKYQSVVVEEGDKVKKGDLLGLVGNSGNSSEPHIHFHVADSPDPTNSKSINIRFDREDKFIQGDFVE; this is translated from the coding sequence TTGAAGCCAAAGGAATTACCCGATGCTTTTCTAAACGGGGACTATGAGAAGGTGTACAGTCAGACGAGCAAAACGTTTCAGGATCAAGTTAGCTTGAAACAGTTCCGTAAGTCAGGTGAAAAATTTAATAAAGGTGTTACAACATATATATTACAATCTGAAAATCCTTATGGTAATGGTGCCAAGCAATATAGTTGGATAGATGAAAGTGGTTCTAAAGGAATGATGGCAATCGTTGGGGAGGATGATAATTTCCACATATTGCAGATGAAGCCACTCGATGCGTATCCGGAAACTGACAACATATATACGGAAACAGTATTTGATTTTCCTTTTCAGGATAAGTGGTTTGTGTTGTGGGGAGGTACAAACAGTCTGCTTAATTACCATTATGAATTTGAAAACCAGCGCTATGCTTACGACTTTTTGATAAGGAATGACTACAGCACGTACGAAGGGGATCCTACCTTAAATGAAAGCTATTTTGCATTCGGCAAGGAATACTTGGCTCCGGCTGATGGAATAGTTGTGAAAGTAGAAAATGGTGTAGAAGATAGTAACCCAGTTGGTAAAATGAATCGGGAGCAACCTTTCGGGAATTATGTCATCCTTGATCATGGCAATGAGGAATTCAGTTATCTCGTTCACTTTAAGTATCAATCGGTAGTAGTAGAGGAGGGGGATAAGGTCAAGAAGGGTGACCTACTCGGACTAGTTGGTAACTCAGGGAATTCCAGTGAACCGCATATCCATTTTCATGTGGCTGATTCTCCGGACCCGACGAATTCAAAAAGCATCAATATTAGATTTGACAGGGAGGATAAATTTATCCAAGGGGATTTTGTAGAATAA
- a CDS encoding Type 1 glutamine amidotransferase-like domain-containing protein produces the protein MKIHYYLGWFNNLFPENLGRVLQEDITDRKSLAMISSNPSIFEDDGATERSWLNQAGIMFDEYHLINYRVQKEDAQSIIQNASVIFLLGGNILNQNSFLMEYELSDSIKDSNAVVMGASAGAINMSAKFLCSKNFGDEVKMSSVYDGIGLDNFSILSHFDLENNMALVQSELSQLSEEIDIYASNKDCAVRVKGDKIDVFGNVFLISDSKIRKLDEILSRSEWL, from the coding sequence ATGAAAATTCACTATTATTTAGGTTGGTTTAATAATTTATTTCCAGAGAATCTGGGTAGGGTGTTACAGGAGGATATAACTGATAGAAAATCGCTTGCCATGATTAGCTCGAATCCATCTATTTTTGAAGATGATGGTGCTACTGAACGGTCGTGGCTCAATCAGGCTGGCATTATGTTTGATGAGTATCATTTAATTAATTACCGCGTACAGAAGGAAGATGCCCAATCGATAATTCAAAATGCTTCCGTCATTTTCTTGTTGGGTGGCAATATTCTTAATCAAAATAGTTTTTTGATGGAATATGAATTATCGGATTCGATTAAAGATAGCAACGCCGTTGTGATGGGAGCAAGCGCTGGAGCAATTAACATGTCCGCTAAATTTTTATGCTCGAAAAACTTTGGAGATGAAGTTAAAATGAGCTCTGTTTACGATGGAATCGGTCTTGACAATTTTTCCATCCTGTCTCATTTTGATCTTGAAAATAACATGGCTTTGGTTCAAAGCGAACTATCTCAACTATCGGAAGAAATAGATATTTATGCGTCGAATAAAGATTGCGCTGTACGTGTAAAAGGAGACAAAATCGACGTTTTTGGCAATGTTTTTTTAATTTCCGATTCAAAAATTCGGAAATTGGATGAGATACTCAGCCGAAGTGAATGGCTATGA